A DNA window from Carnobacterium funditum DSM 5970 contains the following coding sequences:
- a CDS encoding LTA synthase family protein: MKKVSRGQRKQTKRFSLHSNSFKQVVKELSKTLVSGLVVAVASNFLLQFFQNQFNFEVAWLFMTEWHIELFILGIGVLMMLYIWFTSLIGNRYIGAFLIILISIILGISTQQKMLLREEPMYPSDFSMITNLPFLVKMMSNTIFLIVLILLIAISVSIFWLIKRARKGKKEKKSQHQKEVRGLRIGLFVLSSLSLIYIYAFNSPGNLVKAAYNDHAYWIPYSQEMNYYNNGFVGGFLYNLNVTPMEKPEKYSTEKMNQLLLKYEEKAKKINETRSKSLKDTNVIYVMSESFSDPTKLIDVKVSKDPMPILRQRMEKNKSGEILSEGYGGGTANIEFEALTGLSMEPFASNLSTPYTQIPSLMNHFPSAVSYFKDAGYSATAIHPYNTSMYKRKQVYQELGFDTFLDEKTMTYADTLEESPYISDHSAYQEVLLKLEETDETDFVHLVTMQNHMPYTDFYPETTFTAEGTADDLEAANYFQGLSYSDKALNQFLEELTTQEEKSIVVFWGDHLPSFYGEEVVTVNGKVAMHQTPLLIFSSEKEKQESLGTISPIYFMNHVLELANSPVSPYYAFLMTLEANLPAFEKGMYIETGEQESKLEREELSSETQQLLEEYDLLQYDITIGNRHAETANFFSSK, translated from the coding sequence ATGAAAAAAGTTTCTCGCGGGCAACGGAAACAAACAAAGCGTTTTTCTTTGCATTCCAATTCATTCAAACAAGTAGTGAAAGAATTAAGTAAAACATTAGTCAGCGGATTAGTAGTAGCAGTTGCCTCTAATTTTTTATTGCAATTTTTTCAAAACCAGTTCAACTTTGAAGTAGCTTGGTTGTTCATGACTGAGTGGCACATAGAACTATTTATTTTGGGCATAGGGGTCTTGATGATGCTTTACATTTGGTTCACTTCTTTAATTGGAAATCGATACATTGGAGCATTTTTAATAATTTTGATTTCAATTATATTAGGAATTTCAACTCAACAAAAAATGCTTTTACGTGAAGAGCCAATGTATCCTTCTGATTTCTCAATGATTACAAATTTGCCTTTTTTAGTAAAAATGATGAGTAATACAATTTTTCTGATAGTTTTAATTCTTTTAATAGCTATCTCGGTAAGTATATTCTGGCTTATAAAACGAGCCCGTAAAGGTAAGAAGGAAAAAAAATCTCAACATCAAAAAGAAGTCAGAGGGTTAAGAATAGGTTTATTCGTTTTGTCTAGTCTATCTTTAATTTATATTTATGCTTTTAACAGTCCTGGAAATCTGGTCAAAGCAGCTTATAATGACCATGCTTATTGGATTCCATATAGTCAGGAAATGAATTATTACAATAATGGCTTTGTAGGGGGGTTTTTATACAATTTAAACGTTACTCCAATGGAAAAGCCGGAGAAATATTCAACAGAAAAAATGAATCAATTGCTATTGAAGTATGAAGAGAAGGCAAAAAAAATTAATGAAACACGGTCAAAATCATTAAAAGATACGAATGTTATCTATGTGATGAGTGAAAGTTTTTCAGATCCAACAAAGTTAATAGACGTAAAAGTGTCTAAAGATCCTATGCCGATTCTTAGACAACGAATGGAAAAAAATAAAAGTGGGGAAATATTATCTGAAGGATATGGTGGTGGTACAGCTAATATTGAATTTGAGGCTTTGACTGGTTTATCTATGGAGCCTTTTGCATCTAATTTGAGCACTCCTTACACACAAATACCTTCTCTGATGAATCATTTCCCATCGGCTGTTTCTTACTTTAAAGATGCAGGATACTCTGCTACAGCGATTCATCCTTACAATACGTCGATGTATAAGCGTAAACAAGTCTATCAGGAGTTAGGATTTGACACTTTTCTAGATGAGAAGACAATGACATACGCCGATACACTTGAAGAGAGTCCTTATATTTCTGATCATTCCGCCTATCAAGAAGTGCTTTTAAAACTGGAAGAAACTGATGAAACCGACTTTGTTCATTTAGTTACGATGCAAAATCATATGCCCTACACGGATTTCTATCCGGAAACAACATTTACTGCTGAGGGGACAGCAGATGATCTTGAAGCAGCCAATTATTTCCAAGGCTTATCTTATAGTGATAAAGCATTAAATCAATTTTTAGAAGAACTAACAACACAAGAAGAGAAAAGCATCGTTGTCTTTTGGGGAGACCATCTTCCAAGCTTTTATGGTGAAGAAGTTGTAACAGTTAATGGAAAAGTAGCGATGCACCAAACACCGTTGCTGATATTTTCATCTGAAAAAGAAAAACAAGAGTCTTTAGGAACGATCAGTCCTATCTACTTTATGAATCATGTATTAGAGTTAGCGAATAGTCCAGTTTCGCCTTATTATGCTTTTCTAATGACACTCGAAGCCAATTTACCTGCTTTTGAAAAAGGAATGTATATTGAAACAGGAGAACAAGAATCTAAATTGGAGCGTGAAGAATTATCTTCAGAAACCCAGCAGCTTCTTGAAGAGTACGATTTGTTGCAATACGATATAACCATAGGCAATAGACATGCTGAGACAGCTAATTTTTTTTCGAGTAAATAA
- the nadE gene encoding ammonia-dependent NAD(+) synthetase has product MQNLQNKIIKELYVAPEIDAVLEIRRSVDFLKAYMLKYPFLKALVLGISGGQDSTLGGKLSQMAMTELREETGDAAYRFIAVRLPYGEQADEKDAIDAIAFMGADESVRVNIKSSVDAMVQALEETDISISDFVKGNVKARQRMIAQYAVAGMYQGAVIGTDHAAEAVTGFFTKFGDGGTDINPLVRLNKRQGRALLKELGAPEHLYIKVPTADLEENNPGLPDEVALGVTYEEIDDYLEGKTIDDKAAKQIESWYLKTQHKRHLPITPFDDFWK; this is encoded by the coding sequence ATGCAAAACTTGCAAAATAAAATCATTAAAGAACTTTATGTTGCTCCTGAAATTGATGCCGTACTTGAAATTAGACGAAGTGTTGATTTTTTAAAAGCCTACATGCTTAAGTATCCTTTTTTAAAGGCATTGGTATTGGGGATTAGTGGTGGACAAGACTCAACACTTGGTGGAAAATTAAGTCAAATGGCGATGACAGAATTGCGTGAAGAAACCGGCGACGCAGCTTATCGTTTTATTGCCGTTCGCTTGCCTTATGGGGAACAAGCAGATGAAAAAGATGCTATTGATGCCATAGCCTTTATGGGTGCAGATGAGAGCGTACGAGTCAATATTAAATCAAGCGTTGATGCCATGGTTCAGGCTCTAGAAGAAACAGATATCTCGATAAGTGATTTTGTAAAAGGTAATGTTAAAGCTCGGCAACGGATGATTGCCCAATATGCTGTTGCGGGTATGTATCAAGGAGCAGTGATAGGAACAGATCATGCAGCTGAAGCAGTAACAGGGTTTTTTACTAAATTTGGTGACGGTGGGACAGATATTAATCCGCTAGTCCGTTTGAATAAAAGACAAGGAAGAGCCTTGTTGAAAGAACTAGGTGCACCAGAACACTTGTATATTAAAGTTCCAACTGCTGATTTAGAAGAAAACAACCCAGGTTTACCAGATGAAGTAGCCTTAGGCGTTACGTATGAAGAAATTGATGATTACCTTGAAGGGAAAACGATTGACGACAAGGCTGCAAAACAAATAGAAAGTTGGTATCTTAAAACGCAACACAAACGTCATTTACCTATTACACCTTTTGATGACTTTTGGAAATAA
- a CDS encoding glycosyltransferase family 2 protein: protein MIERISIVVPCFNEEAALPFFYEELESIRKKLEQADIEYIFIDDGSKDQTLAVIKELAKNDEERIRYLSFSRNFGKEAALYAGLQHATGEYIAVMDADLQDPPELLPEMLSLLRKKTYDCVGTRRVTRNGEPPVRSFFAKQFYKLMNHISDTEFVDGARDYRLMTRRMVKAVLSVSEVNRFSKGIFSWVGFDTYYLPYKNKERIAGETSWSFWSLFNYSLDAVINFSDVPLTFASLIGLLSFFVSILFLVFIVIRALIFGDPTAGWPSLVTITLAIGGLQLFCLGIVGKYVGKTYLETKKRPLYILKETDQTNRENK, encoded by the coding sequence ATGATAGAACGGATTTCAATAGTTGTTCCTTGTTTTAATGAAGAAGCGGCCTTACCCTTTTTTTATGAAGAATTAGAGAGCATTCGGAAAAAGCTTGAGCAAGCAGACATAGAATATATTTTTATTGATGATGGTTCTAAAGATCAAACATTAGCAGTCATAAAAGAATTAGCTAAAAATGATGAAGAACGAATACGTTATTTGTCGTTTTCTAGAAATTTTGGTAAAGAAGCGGCCTTGTATGCTGGACTACAACATGCAACAGGTGAGTATATTGCAGTCATGGATGCAGATTTACAAGATCCACCAGAGTTGTTACCTGAAATGTTGTCTTTATTGAGAAAGAAAACGTATGATTGTGTAGGAACGAGGCGGGTTACGCGAAATGGCGAGCCACCTGTTCGTTCTTTTTTTGCAAAACAATTTTATAAATTAATGAATCATATTTCAGATACTGAATTCGTAGATGGGGCCAGAGATTATCGATTGATGACAAGAAGAATGGTTAAAGCAGTTCTCTCAGTTAGTGAAGTTAACCGGTTTTCAAAAGGAATCTTTAGCTGGGTCGGTTTTGATACTTATTATCTGCCTTACAAAAATAAAGAGCGTATAGCTGGAGAAACCTCTTGGTCTTTTTGGAGTTTATTTAATTACTCGTTGGATGCAGTAATTAATTTTTCTGATGTGCCTCTAACATTTGCTTCACTTATAGGGCTCTTATCTTTTTTTGTCTCTATTTTATTTTTAGTGTTTATTGTCATACGAGCGTTAATTTTTGGAGATCCGACAGCAGGATGGCCATCACTCGTTACCATCACTTTGGCTATTGGCGGCCTTCAATTATTCTGTCTAGGAATAGTAGGCAAGTATGTAGGTAAAACGTATTTAGAGACTAAAAAGCGGCCATTATATATTTTGAAAGAAACCGATCAAACTAACAGAGAAAATAAGTAA